A single region of the Pararhodospirillum photometricum DSM 122 genome encodes:
- a CDS encoding putative bifunctional diguanylate cyclase/phosphodiesterase codes for MLGRGSSLAVQQMVRVVTVSVLAAVIFLLGQFWWLQHDAERSFASLRDATASSMRLGLSTALWNLDDAMGGAIVEDAFHAKPLRSIVVVDTTGRVFVSRMRSEPEPDLTWWERLLDGGLRSVSEHSLPLRQPRSKADPGVETPLIGQALLRYDTSLFVRSISGPLADQTLSLLFIILTVAAATSLVMHVFLVRHIVAVVRAVEQVAPDDPAARPLRVPRVHQRNEFGRMARRFNTLLLRLAEVQQALRRLATRDALTDLPNRSLILEILDQAITDPVRPGAFAAVMLLDLDLFKHINDSLGHEAGDEVLKEVGRRLSLAMELQGAVGRLGGDEFVLVLKSCERIEDLARVARRVIEAVKAPVDLAGTLIHPSTSIGIACHPADGPDAETLLRNADTALYAAKAAGPGQWAFFDRSMTENALTRLHTESSLRKAVENGDFLLHFQPKVDLATGRVSGCEALVRWRLNGDLVAPGRFIPIAEETGLICDIGLWVLREACHCQVRWAETVGALSMAVNVSARQLREPAFLEAFLGVVATTGIDLEHLELEITESDIMSQFEVSAQLLANLKGRGVRLAVDDFGTGYSSLAYLKNLPLDVLKIDRSFVNDLPGETSIPRMIIGLSGHLGLRTVAEGIETPAQFTWLRDNGCHQIQGHWVSPPLEEEAFLTFCRTWDGRHFASAAE; via the coding sequence GTGCTGGGTCGAGGCTCTTCTCTGGCGGTGCAACAAATGGTCCGGGTCGTGACCGTGAGCGTCCTGGCGGCCGTTATTTTTCTATTGGGGCAGTTCTGGTGGCTCCAGCATGACGCCGAGCGATCCTTCGCCTCCCTTCGCGACGCCACGGCGTCTTCCATGCGTCTTGGCCTGTCCACCGCCTTGTGGAATCTTGACGATGCCATGGGCGGGGCCATCGTTGAGGACGCCTTTCACGCCAAGCCCCTGCGCTCCATCGTGGTCGTGGATACCACGGGACGCGTTTTCGTCAGCCGCATGCGATCCGAGCCGGAACCAGACCTGACGTGGTGGGAGCGACTGCTTGATGGCGGCCTGCGGTCCGTGAGCGAGCACTCCTTGCCCTTGCGCCAGCCCCGCTCAAAGGCTGATCCTGGCGTTGAAACGCCGCTCATTGGCCAAGCGCTGCTGCGCTATGATACCTCTTTGTTCGTGAGGAGTATTTCCGGGCCGCTCGCCGATCAAACCCTGAGCTTGCTGTTTATTATCCTGACCGTGGCGGCCGCCACCAGTTTGGTCATGCATGTTTTCCTGGTGCGTCACATTGTGGCGGTGGTCCGCGCCGTCGAGCAGGTGGCTCCCGATGATCCCGCTGCTCGGCCCTTGCGCGTGCCTCGAGTTCACCAGCGCAACGAGTTCGGTCGGATGGCCCGCCGCTTCAATACCTTGTTGCTGCGGTTGGCCGAGGTCCAGCAGGCCTTGCGCCGGCTGGCCACCCGCGATGCTCTCACCGACCTGCCCAACCGCAGCCTGATCTTGGAGATTCTCGATCAGGCCATCACCGACCCGGTGCGGCCGGGGGCCTTTGCCGCGGTCATGCTGCTGGACCTAGACTTGTTCAAGCACATCAACGATAGCCTGGGGCATGAAGCCGGCGACGAGGTGCTCAAGGAAGTGGGCCGGCGTCTTTCCCTGGCCATGGAGCTTCAAGGAGCGGTCGGGCGGTTGGGGGGCGACGAGTTTGTTTTGGTCCTCAAATCCTGCGAACGGATTGAAGACCTCGCCCGCGTGGCGCGACGGGTCATCGAAGCGGTCAAGGCCCCTGTGGACCTTGCCGGAACCCTCATTCACCCGAGTACCTCGATTGGCATTGCCTGCCATCCCGCCGATGGCCCCGATGCTGAAACCCTGCTGCGTAACGCCGACACCGCCTTGTACGCCGCCAAGGCCGCCGGCCCTGGTCAGTGGGCCTTTTTCGACCGCTCCATGACCGAAAACGCCCTCACTCGGCTGCACACCGAGTCTTCTTTACGCAAGGCCGTGGAAAACGGCGATTTCCTGCTTCATTTCCAGCCCAAGGTCGATCTGGCTACCGGCCGCGTCTCGGGCTGCGAGGCTTTGGTCCGCTGGCGTTTGAACGGTGATCTCGTGGCCCCCGGCCGCTTCATTCCCATCGCGGAGGAAACCGGCCTGATCTGCGACATTGGCTTGTGGGTGTTGCGCGAGGCCTGCCACTGTCAGGTCCGCTGGGCCGAGACCGTTGGGGCCTTGTCCATGGCGGTCAACGTCTCGGCCCGCCAGTTACGCGAGCCGGCTTTTTTGGAGGCGTTTCTTGGGGTGGTCGCCACCACCGGGATTGATCTTGAGCATCTCGAACTGGAGATTACCGAAAGCGACATCATGAGCCAGTTCGAGGTTTCCGCCCAACTCTTGGCTAACCTTAAAGGACGCGGCGTGCGCCTCGCCGTTGATGACTTCGGAACAGGCTATTCTTCCTTGGCGTATCTCAAGAATTTACCCCTGGATGTTTTGAAGATAGACCGAAGTTTTGTCAATGATCTCCCGGGAGAGACCTCCATCCCTCGCATGATTATTGGCTTGTCCGGTCATCTGGGCCTGCGCACCGTGGCCGAGGGCATCGAGACGCCGGCCCAGTTCACGTGGCTGCGCGATAATGGCTGTCATCAGATCCAGGGGCATTGGGTCAGCCCTCCTCTGGAGGAAGAGGCTTTTCTCACGTTCTGTCGCACCTGGGACGGCCGGCATTTCGCGAGCGCTGCCGAATAA
- a CDS encoding DHA2 family efflux MFS transporter permease subunit, whose amino-acid sequence MAPPPLHPPLSGLPLVLATVGLSLATFMNVLDTTIANVSLTPIAGDLGVSPSQGTWVITSFAVSNAVSVPLTGWLAQRLGALRLFLVSTSLFTGASILCGLSSTLEALLLFRVMQGLVSGPMIPLCQTLLLQAYPKEKSGMALAFWAMTTTIAPVLGPILGGWLTDNWSWPWIFYINLPVGLASVWLSAVVLRGRETPTRRLSIDSVGLVLLIVWVGATQILLDRGKELDWFNSQEIVVLGVIAALGFVVFLIWELTETHPVVDLSLFLRRNFTLGSLVLSLGYGTFFGILVLTPLWLQRFMGYTATWAGLVTAPIGILALALSPMVGRLLGKVDPRWLTTVSFAVFALCMLWRSTFTPDVEAGTIALSHLLQGVAMATFFIPLTAIILSGLEPARIPAASGLFNFLRLMAGAFATSLWTTQWENTATRHHAALVDLTASVPGVAAAGEEAVARLQDQGLSAIQAWSQIEQMITAQATLLSFLDMVRMAGVVFLGLIALVWLTRPEQGPSR is encoded by the coding sequence ATGGCACCGCCCCCGCTGCATCCCCCGCTGTCTGGCCTGCCGCTGGTCCTGGCGACGGTCGGGTTGTCGCTGGCCACCTTCATGAACGTCTTGGACACGACCATTGCCAACGTGTCGCTGACGCCGATTGCCGGTGACCTGGGGGTAAGCCCCAGCCAGGGGACGTGGGTTATCACGTCGTTTGCCGTGTCGAATGCCGTTTCGGTCCCGCTCACGGGGTGGTTGGCGCAACGGCTGGGGGCGCTTCGGCTTTTCTTGGTGTCCACGAGCTTGTTTACCGGGGCCTCGATCCTGTGCGGCCTCTCAAGCACGCTGGAAGCGTTGTTGCTGTTCCGGGTCATGCAAGGGCTGGTCTCGGGGCCGATGATCCCGCTGTGCCAAACCCTGCTCTTGCAGGCCTATCCTAAGGAAAAGTCGGGGATGGCGCTGGCGTTTTGGGCCATGACCACCACCATCGCCCCGGTCTTGGGACCGATCCTCGGGGGCTGGCTGACCGACAACTGGTCTTGGCCGTGGATTTTTTACATCAACTTGCCGGTGGGATTGGCCTCGGTGTGGTTGAGCGCCGTGGTGCTTCGGGGGCGTGAAACGCCGACCCGGCGCCTCTCCATTGATTCCGTTGGCCTCGTCTTGTTGATTGTCTGGGTGGGGGCCACGCAAATTTTGTTGGATCGGGGCAAGGAGTTGGATTGGTTCAACTCCCAGGAAATTGTCGTTTTGGGGGTGATCGCGGCGCTTGGGTTTGTCGTCTTTTTGATTTGGGAACTGACCGAGACCCATCCTGTGGTCGATCTTTCCTTGTTTTTGCGGCGAAATTTCACCCTGGGCAGCTTGGTCTTGAGCCTTGGGTACGGCACCTTCTTCGGAATTCTGGTCCTGACACCGTTGTGGCTCCAGCGCTTCATGGGCTACACCGCCACCTGGGCCGGGCTGGTGACCGCCCCCATCGGGATCTTGGCCCTGGCTCTTTCCCCGATGGTCGGGCGCCTGCTGGGCAAGGTTGATCCCCGGTGGTTGACCACGGTCTCCTTTGCGGTATTCGCGCTGTGCATGCTCTGGCGCTCCACCTTCACGCCCGATGTGGAGGCCGGCACGATCGCCCTGTCCCACTTGCTGCAAGGGGTGGCCATGGCGACCTTCTTTATTCCTCTGACCGCCATCATCCTCTCGGGCCTGGAGCCGGCGCGCATCCCGGCGGCGTCGGGCTTGTTCAACTTTTTGCGTCTGATGGCCGGGGCCTTCGCCACCTCGCTGTGGACGACCCAGTGGGAAAACACGGCCACGCGCCACCATGCCGCGCTGGTGGATCTCACGGCCTCGGTGCCCGGCGTGGCAGCCGCCGGTGAGGAGGCCGTGGCCCGGCTGCAAGACCAGGGACTAAGCGCGATCCAGGCCTGGAGCCAGATCGAGCAGATGATCACGGCTCAGGCCACCCTTCTCTCCTTCCTCGATATGGTGAGAATGGCCGGCGTGGTGTTCCTGGGCTTGATTGCGTTGGTTTGGCTGACCCGGCCGGAACAGGGGCCCTCGCGTTAA
- a CDS encoding excalibur calcium-binding domain-containing protein: MLVAGALPANAQEREDNKKPPVSRQQAPPSDQTRKERIRCPSFTSQSEAQAWFDSHGRPRSLDRDQDGIACEGLR, translated from the coding sequence ATGCTGGTGGCGGGGGCCTTGCCGGCCAACGCCCAGGAGAGGGAAGACAACAAAAAACCTCCCGTTTCGCGGCAACAGGCGCCCCCCTCCGACCAGACAAGAAAGGAGCGGATTCGCTGTCCCTCGTTCACCTCCCAGAGCGAGGCGCAGGCGTGGTTTGACAGTCATGGTCGTCCACGAAGCCTGGACCGGGATCAAGACGGTATTGCTTGCGAGGGCCTGCGCTGA
- a CDS encoding AraC family transcriptional regulator produces MPHGSVLRLPTWTPGIVAVSAATAQVFARHTHDQHGLGAVVRGGHGSASGRGPVEAGPGEMITVNPGEVHDGRPLGEGGRAWKMLYLDPTVVTAALLDLSEGRFATAEFAQPVIARPGLAAGLLRVFEALTTPVEAVGRLRGEAMLLALLAGVLHPGEGRGVPAALRLAVQRLDEAPEEPVSLDDLARLTGLGRFQVVRGFVRATGLPPHAYLMQRRLQRARRLLLAGLPVAEVALACGFADQSHLTRLFKRGFGLPPGAYATAGRLQEPSRRSGLGRKD; encoded by the coding sequence ATGCCTCACGGTTCTGTTCTACGTCTTCCCACCTGGACCCCGGGGATTGTGGCGGTGAGCGCGGCGACGGCGCAGGTTTTTGCGCGGCATACGCATGACCAGCATGGCTTGGGGGCGGTTGTGCGAGGCGGGCACGGCTCGGCCAGTGGGCGGGGGCCGGTTGAGGCGGGGCCGGGGGAGATGATCACCGTCAATCCCGGCGAGGTCCATGATGGGCGGCCGCTGGGCGAGGGCGGGCGCGCCTGGAAGATGCTTTACCTTGATCCAACGGTGGTGACGGCGGCGCTGCTCGACCTGAGCGAGGGCCGATTTGCCACGGCCGAGTTTGCCCAGCCGGTGATTGCCCGCCCGGGCCTGGCCGCGGGCCTGCTGCGGGTGTTCGAGGCCCTGACCACCCCGGTTGAGGCCGTGGGGCGGTTGCGGGGCGAAGCGATGCTGCTGGCGCTGTTGGCCGGGGTGCTTCATCCCGGGGAGGGCCGGGGGGTGCCGGCGGCGCTGCGGCTGGCGGTGCAGCGGCTCGACGAGGCGCCGGAGGAGCCGGTGAGCCTGGACGATCTGGCCCGCCTGACCGGGCTGGGCCGCTTTCAGGTGGTGCGGGGCTTTGTGCGAGCGACCGGCTTGCCGCCCCATGCCTATTTGATGCAGCGCCGGCTCCAGCGGGCGCGTCGGCTGCTGCTGGCGGGTCTGCCGGTGGCCGAGGTGGCGCTGGCTTGTGGCTTTGCCGACCAAAGCCACCTGACCCGGCTATTCAAGCGAGGCTTTGGGCTGCCGCCGGGGGCGTATGCGACGGCGGGTCGGCTGCAAGAACCTTCAAGACGCTCCGGGCTGGGTCGGAAAGACTGA
- a CDS encoding type II toxin-antitoxin system RatA family toxin → MPTHAEKRALPYSPEQLYALVADIEKYPQFLPWCLGTRIRKREGNVVTADMSVGFKMIRERFTSKVTLTPCQRVDVAYSEGPFKYLTNHWVFVPAADGTTIIDFFVDFEFRSPLLQKIMGALFSEAVRVMVSSFERRAQALYGGAGAAGERVGRQEKGRPGRLASPDXLRSF, encoded by the coding sequence ATGCCGACACATGCCGAGAAGCGCGCCTTGCCCTACAGCCCCGAGCAGCTCTATGCCCTCGTGGCCGATATCGAAAAGTATCCGCAGTTTCTACCCTGGTGTCTGGGCACGCGCATCCGCAAGCGCGAGGGCAATGTGGTCACCGCCGATATGTCAGTCGGCTTCAAAATGATCCGCGAACGCTTCACCTCCAAGGTGACGCTCACCCCGTGCCAGCGCGTCGATGTCGCCTACTCCGAAGGACCCTTCAAATACCTCACCAACCACTGGGTCTTCGTCCCCGCCGCCGACGGCACCACCATCATTGATTTTTTTGTCGATTTTGAATTCCGCTCCCCCCTCCTGCAAAAAATCATGGGCGCCCTGTTCAGCGAAGCCGTCCGCGTCATGGTCTCCTCCTTCGAGCGTCGGGCTCAGGCCTTGTATGGGGGTGCCGGTGCGGCGGGGGAGAGGGTAGGACGACAAGAAAAAGGAAGGCCGGGGAGGCTCGCCTCCCCAGACCYCCTCCGTTCGTTTTAG
- a CDS encoding substrate-binding periplasmic protein, giving the protein MEWPPYAGPTLPEQGSMVRLVRLAFAAMGQSLEVSFFPWRRAMQTGLGPGFVGFFPGYWSQERAEGPCAFSDPAGSSPLGLAEPVAAPVVWSTLDDLTGKTIGTVAGYVNAAGVSERAAQGLLTLEPAPDDLTNLRKVAAGRLPLAEIDVNVFALWLKNTPDLQDYLQINPRLLENKPLYVCFQKNDAGEQARGLFNAGLKKXEAQALKAEPYAPPLSR; this is encoded by the coding sequence TTGGAATGGCCGCCTTATGCCGGTCCCACCCTGCCGGAGCAAGGATCGATGGTGCGGTTGGTGCGCCTTGCTTTTGCAGCCATGGGCCAGTCTCTCGAGGTGTCTTTTTTCCCCTGGCGTCGGGCGATGCAAACCGGTTTGGGGCCCGGCTTTGTCGGTTTTTTCCCGGGATATTGGTCTCAGGAACGCGCCGAGGGGCCGTGTGCTTTTTCCGACCCGGCCGGGAGCAGCCCGTTGGGGTTGGCCGAGCCGGTTGCCGCTCCTGTGGTCTGGTCCACGCTCGACGATCTCACGGGCAAAACTATCGGGACCGTTGCCGGCTACGTGAATGCCGCCGGCGTGAGCGAGCGGGCGGCCCAGGGGCTTTTGACCTTGGAGCCCGCACCCGATGATTTAACCAATTTGCGCAAAGTCGCCGCTGGCCGGCTGCCCTTGGCCGAGATTGATGTCAATGTTTTTGCCCTTTGGCTCAAGAACACCCCGGATCTTCAGGACTATCTCCAGATAAATCCCCGCCTTTTGGAAAACAAGCCGCTTTATGTTTGCTTCCAAAAGAACGATGCGGGCGAACAAGCCCGGGGTTTGTTTAATGCCGGGCTTAAAAAAWTCGAGGCTCAGGCGCTCAAGGCCGAGCCCTACGCCCCCCCTCTGAGCCGATAA
- the lpdA gene encoding dihydrolipoyl dehydrogenase, protein MKSVLFKRRGLGAGPGGYVAALRAAQLGLSVVVIEREHLGGVCLNWGCIPTKALLRSAEVLRLAREAGSFGVSTGPVALDLEAAVRRSRSVAATLNGGVAHLLKKSKITVVMGEGRLEGPGRLVVQTATGVERVSAKNIILATGARPRVLPGLEPDGHRVWTARDAMVPPSLPGRLLIVGSGAIGIEFASFYAACGSRVTVVEVQDRILPLEDEEISALARAAFEKQGIGVMLGASVTGLRHDADTVTATLDVAGRAREVTVDRVLVSVGTVGNVEGLGLETTRVKVERGRVRTDAQCRTDEPGIYAIGDLTGPPWLAHKASHEGLIAVEAIAGHQPKPLDPLEVPACTYGHPQVASVGLTETAAKARGHKVRVGRFPFRANGKAIALGEPEGLVKTVFDAETGALLGAHLIGPEVTELIQGFVVARTLETTEAELMHTIFPHPTLSEAMAESVLDAYGRVLHF, encoded by the coding sequence TTGAAAAGCGTGCTTTTCAAAAGGAGGGGGCTGGGGGCGGGGCCCGGTGGCTATGTGGCGGCGTTGCGCGCGGCACAACTGGGGCTGTCGGTGGTGGTGATCGAGCGCGAGCACCTGGGCGGCGTGTGTCTCAACTGGGGCTGCATCCCGACCAAGGCCTTGTTGCGCAGCGCCGAGGTGTTGCGCCTCGCCCGCGAGGCCGGCAGTTTTGGGGTGAGCACTGGGCCAGTAGCCCTGGACCTTGAGGCGGCGGTGCGGCGCTCGCGCAGCGTGGCCGCCACCCTCAACGGTGGCGTCGCCCATCTGCTCAAGAAGAGCAAGATCACCGTGGTCATGGGCGAGGGCCGCCTGGAGGGCCCGGGGCGGCTGGTTGTGCAAACCGCAACCGGCGTCGAGCGGGTCAGCGCCAAGAACATCATCCTGGCCACCGGCGCCCGGCCGCGCGTGTTGCCCGGCCTGGAGCCCGATGGGCACCGGGTATGGACGGCCCGCGATGCCATGGTGCCGCCCAGCCTGCCCGGGCGCTTGCTGATCGTCGGCTCCGGCGCCATCGGCATCGAGTTCGCCAGCTTCTACGCGGCGTGCGGCAGCCGGGTGACGGTCGTCGAGGTGCAAGACCGCATCTTGCCGCTGGAGGACGAGGAAATCAGCGCCCTGGCCCGCGCCGCCTTCGAGAAACAGGGCATCGGCGTGATGCTGGGCGCCAGCGTCACCGGCCTGCGCCACGACGCCGACACCGTGACCGCGACCTTGGACGTCGCCGGTCGGGCCCGCGAGGTCACGGTAGACCGGGTTTTGGTCAGCGTCGGCACGGTCGGCAATGTCGAGGGCCTGGGGCTGGAGACCACCCGGGTCAAAGTCGAGCGCGGCCGGGTGCGCACCGATGCCCAGTGCCGCACCGACGAGCCCGGCATTTATGCCATCGGCGATCTCACCGGCCCGCCCTGGCTGGCCCACAAGGCCAGTCACGAAGGCCTGATCGCCGTCGAGGCCATCGCCGGCCACCAGCCCAAGCCCCTCGATCCCCTGGAGGTCCCGGCCTGCACCTACGGCCATCCCCAGGTGGCCAGCGTCGGCCTCACCGAAACAGCGGCCAAGGCGCGCGGGCACAAGGTCCGGGTCGGGCGCTTCCCGTTCCGGGCCAACGGCAAGGCCATCGCCCTGGGCGAGCCCGAGGGCTTGGTCAAGACCGTGTTCGATGCCGAGACCGGCGCCTTGCTTGGTGCCCATCTCATCGGCCCCGAAGTGACCGAGCTGATCCAGGGCTTTGTCGTCGCCCGCACCCTGGAGACCACCGAGGCCGAGTTGATGCACACCATCTTCCCCCATCCCACCTTGTCGGAGGCCATGGCCGAGTCCGTCCTTGACGCCTACGGCCGGGTTCTTCATTTCTGA
- the lipA gene encoding lipoyl synthase, with product MTDPIAPPPPRHPEKARRPDNPSPRKPAWIRVRAPLSPAAAEVRSLVRDGGLHTVCEEAACPNMGECWARRHASFMILGDTCTRACAFCNVRTGKPGPVDDGEPDRLAESVASLGLRHVVITSVDRDDLPDGGAAHFARCIAAVRAVAPSCSIEVLTPDFRDKQGALEVVMAAKPDVFNHNLETVPRLYPTIRPGARYYHSLRLLDTARRLDPDVVTKSGMMVGLGETPAELSQVMDDLRSAGVDFLTLGQYLQPTLKHAAVERFVPPEEFEAFASLARAKGFAFVAASPLTRSSHHADRDFDALRKARQAATAAQ from the coding sequence ATGACCGATCCAATCGCGCCCCCGCCCCCGCGCCACCCTGAAAAGGCCCGGCGTCCCGATAACCCGTCGCCGCGTAAGCCCGCGTGGATCCGCGTGCGCGCCCCGCTCAGTCCGGCCGCCGCCGAGGTTCGTTCCCTGGTGCGCGACGGCGGGTTGCATACGGTGTGCGAGGAGGCCGCCTGCCCCAACATGGGCGAGTGCTGGGCCCGCCGCCATGCCAGCTTCATGATCCTGGGCGACACCTGCACCCGCGCTTGTGCCTTTTGCAATGTGCGCACCGGCAAGCCCGGCCCCGTCGATGACGGCGAGCCCGATCGGCTGGCCGAGTCGGTCGCCTCGCTCGGCCTGCGCCATGTGGTCATCACCTCGGTCGATCGCGACGACCTCCCCGATGGGGGGGCCGCCCACTTCGCCCGCTGTATTGCCGCCGTGCGCGCCGTCGCCCCCTCCTGTTCCATCGAAGTTCTGACCCCCGATTTTCGCGACAAACAGGGCGCGCTTGAGGTGGTCATGGCTGCCAAGCCCGATGTTTTCAACCACAACCTGGAAACCGTGCCCCGGCTGTACCCCACCATCCGTCCCGGGGCGCGCTATTATCATTCGCTGCGCTTGCTCGATACCGCCCGCCGTCTCGATCCCGATGTGGTCACAAAATCAGGCATGATGGTCGGCCTCGGCGAGACCCCGGCCGAATTGTCCCAAGTGATGGACGACCTGCGGAGCGCCGGGGTTGACTTTCTGACCCTCGGCCAGTACCTGCAACCCACCTTGAAGCATGCCGCCGTGGAGCGCTTTGTCCCTCCCGAGGAGTTCGAGGCCTTTGCGTCCCTCGCCCGGGCCAAGGGGTTCGCCTTCGTGGCGGCCAGCCCCCTAACCCGATCGTCCCATCACGCGGATCGCGACTTCGACGCCCTGCGCAAGGCCCGGCAGGCGGCGACGGCCGCACAGTAG
- a CDS encoding PHA/PHB synthase family protein, translated as MADQQGSDLKLLDPTVLGRTMTELADRGQAVVGALLANQAAHPGASMTDPLGLGSAFYEMSARLAADPLGLARANLDLWQNTMSLWQNATLQVLGAEVKPLVEPEKGDRRFKDEAWTEHTVFDFIKQAYLLSARWMQTVVHNVDGLDPHTAEKVDFFTRQMIDALAPSNFLLTNPEALRETLESGGENLVRGMENLLHDLERGKGQLRISMTDESAFTVGENVAGTPGKVVFKNALLELIQYTPTTETVHRRPLLIVPPWINKYYILDLRPKNSFVKWAVDQGHTVFMISWVNPDASLRDKGFEDYMLEGPLAALDAIREITGEPDANIIGYCLGGTLTGCLLAWLTRRGEAHRLASATHFTTMLDFTEPGELGVFIDEPTLQYLEGQMNKNGYLDGSEMAGTFNLLRSNDLIWSFVINNYLLGKDPFPFDLLYWNADNTRMPAAMHSFYLRKMYLENILREPGGITLAGEPIDLRLVQTPAYFVSCREDHIAPWRTTYFGTHLYQGPVRFVLAASGHIAGVVNPPVANKYGFWTNTALPPKPEAWLEAAERHDGSWWTDWNAWVQAYAGDPVAPRVPQGEVDAPGTYVTVRV; from the coding sequence ATGGCCGACCAACAAGGTAGTGACCTCAAGCTCCTCGATCCCACCGTGCTGGGACGCACCATGACGGAACTTGCCGACCGAGGCCAAGCGGTGGTGGGGGCGCTTCTGGCCAATCAGGCGGCCCATCCCGGTGCCTCCATGACCGATCCCCTCGGTTTGGGCAGCGCCTTTTACGAAATGTCGGCCCGCTTGGCTGCCGATCCCCTGGGTCTGGCCCGCGCCAACCTCGATCTGTGGCAAAACACCATGTCGTTGTGGCAAAATGCCACGCTTCAGGTCCTGGGAGCCGAAGTCAAGCCACTGGTCGAGCCGGAAAAGGGCGACCGCCGCTTCAAGGACGAAGCCTGGACCGAGCATACGGTGTTCGACTTCATCAAGCAGGCCTACTTGCTCTCGGCCCGCTGGATGCAAACCGTTGTCCACAACGTCGATGGTCTCGACCCCCACACCGCCGAAAAAGTCGATTTCTTTACCCGCCAGATGATCGACGCCCTGGCGCCCTCCAACTTCCTGCTGACCAATCCCGAGGCCCTGCGCGAGACCCTGGAGTCCGGCGGCGAGAACTTGGTGCGCGGCATGGAAAATTTGCTCCACGATCTGGAGCGCGGCAAAGGTCAGTTGCGCATCTCCATGACCGACGAGTCGGCCTTCACCGTGGGCGAGAACGTGGCGGGCACCCCGGGCAAGGTCGTCTTCAAGAACGCGCTCTTGGAACTGATCCAGTATACCCCGACCACCGAGACCGTGCACCGGCGCCCCCTGCTCATCGTGCCGCCCTGGATCAACAAGTATTATATCCTCGACCTGCGGCCCAAGAACAGCTTCGTCAAGTGGGCGGTCGATCAGGGACACACCGTGTTCATGATCTCTTGGGTCAATCCTGACGCGTCCCTGCGCGATAAGGGATTCGAAGATTATATGCTGGAGGGCCCGCTGGCCGCCCTCGATGCCATTCGCGAGATCACCGGCGAGCCCGATGCCAACATCATTGGCTACTGCCTGGGCGGGACCCTCACCGGATGCCTGCTGGCGTGGCTCACCCGTCGCGGCGAGGCCCACCGGCTGGCCAGTGCCACCCATTTCACCACCATGCTCGACTTCACCGAGCCGGGGGAACTGGGCGTGTTCATCGACGAGCCTACCTTGCAGTACCTGGAAGGCCAGATGAATAAAAACGGGTATCTCGATGGTAGCGAGATGGCCGGCACCTTTAATTTGCTGCGCTCTAACGATCTGATCTGGTCGTTTGTCATCAATAACTATCTGCTGGGCAAGGATCCCTTCCCCTTCGATCTTCTCTATTGGAACGCCGATAACACCCGCATGCCCGCCGCCATGCACAGTTTCTATTTACGCAAGATGTACCTGGAAAACATCCTGCGCGAGCCCGGCGGGATCACCCTGGCCGGCGAGCCCATCGACCTGCGCTTGGTTCAGACCCCGGCCTACTTCGTGAGCTGCCGCGAAGACCATATCGCGCCTTGGCGCACCACCTATTTCGGTACCCACCTCTACCAGGGCCCCGTGCGTTTCGTGCTCGCCGCCTCGGGCCACATCGCCGGGGTCGTCAATCCCCCCGTCGCCAACAAATACGGCTTCTGGACCAACACTGCCCTGCCGCCCAAGCCCGAGGCATGGCTGGAGGCCGCCGAGCGTCATGACGGCTCCTGGTGGACCGACTGGAACGCCTGGGTCCAGGCCTATGCCGGCGATCCCGTGGCCCCGCGTGTCCCCCAAGGCGAGGTGGATGCCCCCGGCACCTACGTGACGGTGCGGGTATGA
- a CDS encoding MarR family winged helix-turn-helix transcriptional regulator: MTKPLPSFTSPENVGRYLSDASGRLTEALDRRARPLGITAAQWRVLIRICLNLETTAADLCRSLSYDSGSMTRMIDRLEGQGLIRRERSEEDRRVVRLALTEAGEALRPRLQEIGREILEHFLRDFTPDDVMLLMGLLQRLANAPPLPDERHGAGDSPPHP; this comes from the coding sequence ATGACCAAGCCGCTCCCTTCGTTCACGTCACCGGAAAATGTTGGGCGGTATTTGAGCGATGCCTCAGGCCGCCTCACCGAGGCCCTGGACCGTCGCGCCCGTCCCCTGGGGATCACGGCGGCGCAGTGGCGGGTCTTGATCCGTATTTGCCTGAACCTGGAAACGACCGCCGCCGACCTGTGCCGCAGCCTGAGCTACGACAGCGGCTCGATGACCCGGATGATCGACCGGCTGGAAGGCCAAGGCCTGATCCGACGCGAACGCAGCGAGGAAGATCGACGGGTGGTGCGCTTGGCCTTGACCGAAGCGGGCGAGGCCCTGCGGCCCCGCTTGCAGGAGATCGGTCGGGAAATCTTGGAGCATTTCCTGCGGGACTTCACCCCGGACGACGTCATGCTCCTGATGGGTCTGTTGCAACGCCTTGCCAACGCCCCGCCCCTGCCTGACGAGCGCCACGGGGCAGGAGACTCCCCCCCCCATCCGTGA